In Pseudonocardia sp. DSM 110487, the sequence GTGGGGCCGGCAGCGGCGCTGCCGCGGCACCCGGGCCGGTGCGGGCGGCGCGCGCGGCCGCCGCATCGGGGTGGTGGCGGGCGAGCGCGATCACGCCCGCCGTTGCGGTGATCGCGGCGCCGGCCAGCAGCACCCATGTCTCGGCGGGCGTCGCGACGCCCTCGCCGAGCAGTACGGCGCCGAGCAGCACGGCGACGATCGGGTCGACGACGGTCAGGCAGGCGATGACCACCTCGGGCGGTCCGGACGCGAACGCCTGCTGCACGAGCCACCCGCCGACGAGCACCGCGGCCCCCGCGCCGGCCACCGCGGCGAGCACGGGCAGTTCGAGCGGCCCGACGTCGCCCGCGATGACCGACTGTGACACCGCTCTGACGAGCGCCGACACCAGGCCGAACGCCGCTGCACCCGCCGTCGCGCACGCGACGCATCGGACCCAGCCGGAGCGGGCGAGTCCCAGCCCGGCGAGCGCGAGCACCGCAGCGGCGACGACGAGGCTTGCGATCAGGGTGGCCTGGTCGGGCGGGGGCGAGCTGACGGCGGTGCCGGCCGCGGCACCGACGAACACGGCGACGCCCGCGATCGTCAGAAGCACCCCCACCAGCACGCCCGGCGCGGGCCTGCGGTCGGTGCGCATCGCGGTGAGCAGCACCGCGATCGGGACGGCGAGCACCCCGAGCGGCTGCACGACCGACAGCGGCGCGAGTACGAGCGCCGTGGCGTGCAGCACGGACCCCCCTCCGGCGAGGGCGAGCCCGGCCAGCCATCCTGGACGGCGGGTGATCTCGCGCAGACCGCGCAGCGACAGCACCTTGCCCGGCCGGTCGTCCTCCTCGCGGCGCGATCCGGCGGCGACGGCGCTGTGCTGCAGGACCGCGGCCCCGGCGAAGCACGCGGCGCCGAGGAGCGCGAGCGCGATGGCGAGCCATGGTCCGGCGAGCTCGCTGATCGTCCTGATCATGCGGCACCCCGCAGCCTCGGGGACACGGGGACCGGGTCGAGGACGCGTTCTGCCGCGAGCCGGGTCGCCCGGGCCGCCATCACCAGCACCACCATCACTGCTGCATAGAGAACACGCTGCACCCCACCGAGGAAGGGAAAAACCGGTGAACCCGCGATAACGATCGGAACATGATTCAGCAGAAAGAAGATGCTGATCACGCCCGCGATCGCGGCCGCCCAGCTCAGCGGAACCGCCGCCGGCTGCCATGCGGGTGCCGACCGGGCGCGCACGGCCACCAGCAGCGCAGCGAGCGGCAGCACCGCGAACACCCAGCCGCCCGCGGTCCGGTGCAGGGTGGACACCAGCCCGGGCGGGGTGCCGGGGGTGTGGGTCGGGAACAGCGCCACCAGCACGAGCGCCACGGCGGCGCTGACGAAGAGCAGGGCGGGAACCCGCGGGTCGGGCAGGCCTGCGCGCCGCAGGCCCGTCGCGAGCGCCACGCAGGCCACCGCCATGCTGATCGCGGCGCCACCGAGCAGCGCGTAGCCGCCGGGTTGGAACACGTAGTCGCTGATCACCGTCGTGAGCGGATCGAGCGACCCGATCGTGCTCATGTGCAGGAACCCGATGGGGAGGAGCGCGACGATCACGGACGCCGTCACGATCGACTCCCCCGACCACACCACGCCGGCGGACTCCCGCCCGCTCCCCCCGGTCGACGTCATGGGCATACCGTGCCAGCCCAGCTCTGAGACGGACATCAGGATCTCCACCGAGTCCATCCGGGGGTATTCCCCCATCCCCTTGCCGGGTGACGCGGCCTCATGAGGGCGGCTGCCCGTCGTCCGGCAGCGGGTCGGCATGTTCGACCTGTTCCGGGAGCAGCGGCGAGAGGGCCAGCTCGCGCGCGGTCACCCCGGTGGGCGCCGCGTGCACGGCACGCACGTCCGGTCGCGCGGCCATGGCGTCCAAGCCCGCCCGCTCGGCCTGTACGACGAGCGCGAGCACACACGGCGTTGCCGGGTCGGCCAAGGCCATGGCCTCCGCCGCTGCCACGTCCGCCGCCCGTCCGGCCTGCCGCTGCGCATCGGCGGCGGCCTGCTCCTGCGCGCGCCGCCGCGCGGCGTCGAGCGCGGCGGGCACCGGCATGCCCTGCTCGAGGGGTTGGAACCGCAACGCGGTCTGCACGCGGGGCATCGGCACCCGCAGCACCGCCGTCACGGGCGTCGTGCCCGCGACGGCCGGGACAGCAGCCGACGCCGGCAGCTCTGCGGTGAACTGGACGAGCGCGAGCGCCGCCGTGCCGGGCGCGGGCAGCTCGGCGGGCAGCCGCTGCAGGTAGGCGGCCACTTCCTCCCCCGGTTCCGGGCCGAGGCGCACGGACCCGGTGACGGGCGCCGGTACGCTCGCGGGGACCTGAGCACCCGCGTACCAGGCCGCGAGCAGCACGACCACCGCACACGCTGCCAGCACCCCCGCCCTGGCCCGCCCGGTCACGCTTCACCCCCTGCTCATGGCGACGTCCGACCCCCCAGTGTCCGACGTCGGCGCTGAACCGATCCCCCCGGGGGGTCAGTCGCGCAACAGATCGAGGGCTCGCTCGAGGTCAGCGGGATAAGGGCTGGTGAACTCCACCCAGCGCCCGTCGGCCGGGTGCTCGAAGCCGAGCGAGCGGGCGTGCAGCCACTGCCGCTGCAGCCCGAGCCGCTTCGCGAGCACCGGGTCGGCCCCGTAGGTGATGTCGCCGACGCAGGGGTGGCGCAGCGCCGCGAGGTGCACCCGGATCTGGTGGGTTCGCCCGGTCTCCAGCCGCACGTCCAGCAGGGACGCCGCGCGGAACGCCTCGATCGTGTCGTAGTGGGTGACGCTGGGCTTGCCGCCCGCCACGACCGCGAACTTGTAGTCGTGGCGCGGATGCCGGTCGATCGGGGCGTCGATCGTGCCGCTGGACGGGTCGGGGTGGCCCTGGGCCACGGCGTGGTAGCGCTTGTCGACCGTGCGCTCCTTGAACGCCCGCTTGAGCACCGTGTACGCGTGCTCGGCCGCCGAGACGACCATCACCCCCGTGGTGCCGACGTCCAGCCGGTGCACGATGCCCTGCCGCTCGGCGGCGCCCGATGTGGAGACGCGGTAGCCGAGCGCGGCGAGCCCGCCCAGCACGGTGGGACCGGTCCAGCCGGGGCTCGCGTGCGCCGCCACCCCGACCGGCTTGTCGACGACGATGATCTCGTCGTCGGCGTGCAGCACGGTGAGCCCCGCGACCACCTCCTCAGGGCCCGTGATGGGCGTGACCGGCTCGGGGTCGGGCAGCCGCACCTCGAGCCAAGCGCCGGCGGTCAACCGGTCGGACTTGCCCGCGGCGCGCCCGTCGACGTCCACGCGGCCGTCCTCGGTGAGCGCGGCCACCGCCGTACGGGAGAGGCCCAGCAGCCGGGACAGGCCGGCGTCGACGCGCATGCCGTCGAGGCCGTCCGGGACCGGGAGCTGGCGGGTGTCACTCACCGGTCGGCTCACCCTTCCCGGCCTGCTCGCGGCCAGGCCGTTTCGACGCGGTGCGCGTGCCGTCGAGCTCCCTGCCGAGCAGGGCGAGCAGCACGAGCAACACACCCCCGGAGACGATCGAGGAATCGGCCAGGTTGAACACCGGCCACACCCGCCCGTCGGGCGCGAAGAGCGACACGACGTCGACGACGTGCCCGTGCAGGGGGCCGGGTGCGCGGAAGAGGCGGTCGATGAGGTTGCCGAGAGCGCCGCCGAGCACGAGCCCGAGCGCGACGGCCCATCCCGTGGAGCGCAGCCGCCGCGCCACGCGCACGATCACCACGACCACGGCGATCGCGACGATCGTGAGCACCCACGTGTAGCCGGTGGCGAGGGAGAAGGCGGCGCCGGGGTTGCGGATGAGCTGCAGGTAGACCAGGCCACCGAGGATCTCCACCGGCGCGCGGCCCTCGAGCTGCGCGACGGCCGCCACCTTGGTGACGACGTCGAGGGCGAGCACGGCCACGGCGATCAGGGACAACAGGCGGACCTTCGGTCCGGTCGGGTTCGCCGACAGTTCACCCGGCTCTGATCCCGATTCTGATCGCTGACTCGCGTGCTCACTCACACCCGCCATCATCCCCTACCGTCCGTCGACTCCCGCCCGGCGTGCCAGCGGGCGAGGCGACCGCGCTGGTCGACGGCCCGGATCCGGTCCTCGGCGGCCTTCCTCGCCTTGGCCGTGGTGACGACGAGCAGCTGGTCGCGCTCGCGCAGCCGGGTGTCGTCGGTGGGAGTGAAGCCCTGTCCGTTCCGCACGACGAGGCTGACCATCGCGCCACGGGGCAGGCGCAGCTCGCGCAGGTATACCCCACGCAGTCGCGACCCCGCCGGCACCTGGATCTGCAGCAGGTCGGCGGACATCTGGTCGAGCGGGGCGGCGTCCACGGAGAGTTCCCGCGGCTCGGCCTCCCGCGACACCCGCAGCAGGCGCGCGACCAACGGCAGCGTGGTGCCCTGCAGCAGGGTGAGCCCCACGACCAGCACGAACACGACGTCCACCAACGCCTGTCCGCTCGGTGCTCCCTCGATGAACGCGACCAGCGCGAACACGATGGGCACCGCCCCGCGCAGGCCGGCCCACGACAGGAACGCCTGGTCCCGCCACGGCACCCGGAACGGCGCCGCGGCGGCCAGCACCGACAGCGGGCGCGCGGCGACGATGAGGACCACCCCCGCCACGAGCGCCGGCACGATCGCGTCGACCAGTCGGGGCGGCGATGCGTAGAGACCGAGCAGCACGAACAGCCCGATCTGGGCCAGCCAGCCCATCCCCTCGGCGAACGATCGGACGTCGCCCCGGTGCGGGAGGTCGGCGTTGCCTAGTACCAGCGCCGCGACGTACACGGCGAGCAGGCCCGACGCGTGCGCGAATTGCCCCGCCGAATAGGCGAGGACGCAGACGGCGAGCGTCGCGAGCGGGTACAGGCCGGTGGCGGGGAGTGCGGCTCGGCGCAGCGCCCACGCCCCGCCGAGCCCGAAGAGCACACCGAGCACGCCGCCCGCTGCCAGCTCGTACGCCACCAGCGCCGGTGTGAGCCAGGTGATGGGATCGTCGGAGGCCAGCAGGACGACGGCGATCACAACGGGCGCGTCGTTGGAGCCGGACTCCAACTCCAGCACCCCGGCCAGCCGCGGTGAGACACCCACCCCGCGCAGCACGCTGAACACGGCGGCGGCGTCGGTGGAGGCCAGAACCGCGCCCCACAGGAACGCGGCCCGCCAGTCAAGGCCCAGCAGCAGGTGCAGTGCCACCCCGACCACGCCGATGCTGACGGCCACCCCGATGGTCGAGAGCGCGACGCCCACGCCCAGCGACGGCCGCACGGCTTTCCAGCGCGTGGTCAGCCCGCCCTCGGCGAGAATCAGTACCAGCGCAGCCCACCCGATCGACTCGGTGAGCGGGGCGTCGGAGAACTGGATGCCGACCACGGACTCGCCGAGGAGGATCCCCATCCCGAGGTAGAGCAGCAGCGAGGGCAGCCCGAGGCGGACCGAGACCCGCACGGCGAACACCCCGAGCAGCACAACGGCGGCCGCGACGCCGAGCACCATCTCCAGGCTCGCCATGCCCACCTCCGCGCCCACGTCCGCCCGCACACGGTATCGGCGCAGGTCGCGGGGCCTGCCACAGGTAACTCAGTCGGTGGGCACCCGTGGCGGGCGGGGGGAGCTGGTCAGTGCCGCGGTGCGGCGGGTGGGCGGGTGGTGAGTGCGGTGAGCTGCTGGATGTCGTGGCGGAGGCGGAGGGCGGCGATCGCCTCCGGGTCCGGTGGCCCCCCGCGGCCCAGCAGCTCCCCAAGTTCACGCAGGTAGATCTCGTGCCCGGCAGGCGACACCAGGAACAGCATGCGGGCAGGCTCGGGTCCGGGGTTGGAGAAGGCGTGCGGGCAGCCGGCCGGGACGAACATGAAGCTGCCCGGGCCACCGCGGTGGGTGGTTGCGCCGGAGGCCGACTCCCAGCTGCGCCAGTCGCCGTCGGCCCGTCCGACGGGGTGGAAGGCGAGCAGGTCGAGCTCGCCGTCGAGGACGTAGAACACCTCCTCGGCCTCGGCGTGCAGGTGGGCGCCCACGTCGAAGCCCGGGGCGACGTCGGCTTCGAACGCCGACCAGATCGTCGACTGCTCGGCACCGACTTTGAGGGTCATGTTCTGGATCTTCGTGCCGGCGCCGGGAGGCAGTACCAGTCCGTCGGTCACATCGACTCGCTCTCGTGCTCGGTCGTGCGGTGCGGGGTCCCCGCCGATCACCGGAACGCTAGCCAGCCACGACGTGGGCGGTCCTGGTACTGGGACTGCTAGCGTCGACGACGTTCCATGATCGGTGAGGAGCCCGCATCGACGTGAGCAGCGACCGGGCCGCCCGCCAGGCCGAGCTGGGCGCATTCCTGCGATCGCGCCGGGCCCGGTTGCGCCCCGCGGACGTCGGGCTCCCGGCGGATCAGCACCCCGGCCGCAGGCGCACTCCCGGGCTGCGCCGCGAGGAGGTCGCCGAGCTATCCGGAGTGGGCGTCACCTGGTACACCTGGCTGGAGCAGGGGCGCAACGTCACCGCGTCCGAGCAGGTGATCGACGCCCTGGCTCGCGCGCTACGGCTCGATCCGGCCCAGCACCGGCACCTTCGCACCTTGGGCGGGTTGGCCACCGACCCGGCCGTCGGGGCCGTGGAGGTGGTGCGCGACCGGTTGCAGCGCCTGGTCGACGCGGCGGCTCCCAGCATCGCCTCCGTGTACGACGTCCACCTGGACTACGTGGTCTGGAACGACGCGTACCGGCAGCTGCGCCACGACCCAGCCACGTTGCCCGAGGACCGCCGCAACCTGCTGTGGATGATGTTCACCGATGCCGGGAGCCGGGCTCGACTCGGTCGTTGGGAGCCTGCGGCGCGGGCCGTGCTCGGGCAGTTCCGCGCCGCTGCAGGGCGTCGCCCGGCCGACCCCCGGTTCGCCGCGATCGTCGCCGGGCTGGCCGAGGAGAGCCCCGAGTTCCGGCTGTGGTGGACCCAGCACCCGGTCCGCGAGTTCCGGCCCGCGACCATCACCGTCGACCATCCGGCGATCGGGCCACTGGAGCTGGAGATGTTCCAGCTCCGGCCGGTCGAGCACCCCGAGTTGCTCATGGTCGTGCAGGTCCCGGCGAACCCGCACGACCGGGACCGGGTCGCGGCGTTCCTCGGGCGGGCGCGGGACGGCCCGGCTGCCGGCCCCACTCCGATTGACAGCGCGGACGGGGGGTTGTCCCCACCCCAGCCCGGGGGACGAGCGGGATGGTGTCCCCCCGCTCCGGCTCCCTAGCCTGCTCGCATGGTCATCGCGTCGCCCGTGGAGGGCGCCCCCGCGGCACCCCCGCCGCACCGCGACCCGCTCCGGGCGCTGGTGGCGCCGTCCACCTGGCTCTCGGCCGCCCACCTGCTGCTCGACGTCGTCGTCGGCACGGCGTCGGCGTTCGTGCTGGGCATGGGGCTGTTCTTCAGCATCGCCCTGTTCCCGCTCGCGCTGGCCGGGGTGCCGGTGTGGATCGTCACCGCGTGGGTGAGCGCCGGGATGGCCCGCCTCGAACGCGCGCGCTACCGCATGCTGCTCGGCGTCGAGATCGGCGTGCATCCCCTGCCGGCCTTCCAGCCCAACCCGCTGCGCTACGGCGGGGTCCTGTGGCGCGACCCCGGTGTGCGCAGGCGCGCGCTGCACCAGCTGATCGCCGCGCCGGTCGGGGTGCTCACCAGCGGGATCACCTACGCACTGCTGTCCGGTGCGCTCGCGTTGCTGGCCATGCCGCTGCTCGCCATCGCGGGCCCGGCCGACGGCACCGTCACGTACGGGATCCCGTTCGTCGACACCAGGGCGGGGCGGGCGATGCTCGCCGGGCTCGGCCTCGTCCTGCTGCTCGCCGCCCCCGCCGTGCTGCGCGCGCTCACGGCCGTCGACACCGCCATCGCCCGCGCCCTGCTCGGCCCGGTGCCCGATGCACTCGCGCGCCGCGTCGACGAGCTCGAGCGCAGCCGCGCCCGGGTCGTCGACGCGGGTGAGGCGGAGCGGCGCAGGCTGGAGCGTGACCTGCACGACGGCACCCAGCAGCGGCTGGTCGCGCTGGGGATGACGCTGGGCAGAGCGAAATCGCGGTACAAGAAGGACCCCTCGGCCGTCGGCGAGCTGCTCGACGACGCCCACCAGCAGGCCAAGGACGCCGTCACCGAGCTGCGCGGGCTCATCCGAGGCCTGCACCCGCCCGTGCTCACCGACCGCGGCCTCGACGCGGCGCTCTCCGCGATCGCCGTGCGCTGCCCGGTGCCGGTACAGCTCACCGTCGAGATCGACGAGCGCCCCAGCTCCACTGTGGAGGCGATCGGCTACTTCGTGGTGGCCGAGGCACTGACCAACGTCGCCCGCCACTCCGGCGCATCCCATGCCTCGGTCGCGGTGCGCCGGGAGCGCGGCGGGCCGGTCTGGATCACCGTCACCGACGACGGTGTAGGCGGCGCCGACCCCGACCGCGGCACCGGCCTGCGCGGCCTCGCCGACCGCGTGTCCGGGGTCGACGGCCAGCTGCGCGTCGACTCCCCCGTCGGCGGGCCCACCGTGCTCACGGTCGAGCTCCCCACCGCGCCGGCAGGGCTCACCCCGTGACCACTGACTCGATGACAACTGCGCGGGTCACTGTCGCGGAGGACTCGGTGCTGCTGCGAGAAGGGCTCTCGCGGCTGCTCACCGAGGCCGGGTTCGAGGTGGTGGATGCCGTCGGCGACGGGGAGGCGCTCCTGCGGTCGGTCGCCGCGCGACAGCCCGACGTCGTCCTCGCCGACGTCCGGATGCCGCCCACGCACTCCGACGAGGGGCTGCGCGCTGCGCTGGTGATCAGGTCCCGGTGGCCCGCGGTGGCCGTGCTCGTGCTGTCGCAGTACGTGGAGGAGCGATATGCCACCGAGCTGCTCGCGGGCGACACCCGCGGCGTCGGCTACCTGCTGAAGGACCGCGTGGCCGACGTCGAGACGTTCGTCGAGGCGCTGCACCGCGTACGGGCGGGCGGCACCGCCCTCGACCCCGAGGTCGTCTCGCAGATCTTCGCCCGCTCGCGGCGGGCCGCGCCACTCGCCGCGCTCACCCGGCGGGAGCGCGACGTGCTCGCCCTGATGGCCGAGGGCCGCTCCAACGCCGGGATCGCCGCTGAGCTCGTGGTGAGCGAGGGCGCGGTCGAGAAGCACATCAGCGGGATCTTCGGCAAGCTCGCCCTCCCCGCGGCGCCCACCGACCACCGGCGCGTGCTCGCCGTGCTCAAGTATCTGGAGGACTGACCGGTGATCGCACCCGCGCCCGCGAAGGCGCATCCAGCGGTGGTGACCGCCGCCGTGCTCATGGTCGTGCTGGTCTGCGGCACGGGCGCGTTCGCGCTGCTGTCCGAGGTGGTGACCAGGACCGTCGAACGCACCAACGCGTTCGCCCCGGCCACCGAGCGGCTCGTGGTCGACGCCGACGGCGACGTCACGCTCGGCCCGAGCCCCGATGGGCAGGTCCACGTGTACACGGTCGTCCGGCACGGGCTGGGCGAACCCGAGATCGTGCAGGAGTCCACCCCCGCAGGCATCCGGTTGGGCGCCCGCTGCGGCGAGTTCCTCGCCGTCCGCTGTGACGTCCGGCACGAGGTCCAGGTGCCGCCCGGGTTCGAGGTGATGATCGACGGCATCGACGGCGACGTCGCCGCGAGCCGCCTGACCGGGCCCCTGACGGTCGACCGCCTGACCGGCGACATCACCGCCGTCGACCTCAGCGGCCCGCTCGACCTGCGAACGAGCGAGGGCGAGATCACCGGCGAGGCCCTGCGCGCCGAGGAGCTCATGGCCACCTCCGACACCGGCGACGTGCGGCTGGAGCTGGTGGTGCCCCCGCGATCGGTCGAGGTCACCACGGCCAGCGGCGAGGTCGACCTGGCCGTGCCGGCCGACACGACCTACCGCGTCGACGCCAACACCGACGCCGGCGAGGAACGCGTGCTCGTGCCGCTCGACTCGACCTCCACCCGAACCCTGCGGGTCAACGGCGTCGACGGCGACGTGACCGTCCGCCCCACCCGCTGAGCGGTCAGGCGACCGTCCAGGAGAGCGTGGCGGCCGTTCGGGGCTGGTCCAGCCGCTCCAGCTCCTCGGCCACCTCGGGCACGGCCTCCTCCGGCAGGCACAGCCTCCTGGTGACCCACGCCGGGTCCTGCCGGGGCGGCACCTCCCGCTCCCACCGCCGCACGACGGGGTCGACGCCGATCTCGCGCAGCACGGCGGCCGCGTCGTCGGCCGTGGCGGGGCGGGGCCGGTGCAGGTCGTGGAAGCGCACCCAGAGCGGGTCGAGCCACGCCATCGGGTGCTGCGTCATCATCTCGACCACGACGCCCCGATGGGCCGCCGCCGTGAGCGCCGCGAGGAAGGGCACGAGGTCCACCACGTTGTGCAGCACGTGGTGGCAGACCACCACGTCGGCGGTGCCGGCCTCGGGTGCGGCGCCGGGCCACCTGCCGAGCACCGTCCGGTGCGGGATGCCGCGGGCGCCTGCCTCGGCTGCGAACGCGTCGAGCATGTCCTGCTGCTGGTCGGCGCCGGTGAGGTGGCCCGCCTTGCCGGCGAGCGCGAACGACGCCGCACCGCCGCCGCAGCCGACGTCGAGCACGCTGCCGCCGTCGGGCAGCAGCGCCTGCGCGGCCCGGAGGGACGGCGTGTCGACGGGCTCGGCAGGGGGTGTGAAAAAGGTGACCTCGTGGTGCCACGGGTCGGCGGGCGCCCGCGCGAGGATCTCCGGCGGGATCCCGCGACCCTCCTGGAGCTCGGCCCACCGCGTGGCCGCCGGTCCCCCCATGGGTGACGAGTATGCCTCCCGGTCGCCCGCCGGACAGCCCGATCAGGCCATGAGTTCGGCCAACCGGGCGGTCAGCGCGGTCCGATCGCCACGCACCGCGACGACCTTGTCCCGCCCGCGCGCCCCGACGACGATCTCGAAATCACCGCGGCGCACCCCGAACGCCGTGGCGAGCGCCGCCACGACGGCAGCGTTCGCCGCACCCTCGACGGCCCGCGCTCGCACGGCCACGACGAGGGCCGGGCCACGCGGGCCCGCCCACGTTCCGCCGACCTCGTCCCGGCGGGCACCGGGGCGGACGCGCACGGCAATCCGCATGCCGTCGCCGGCAGGCGCCGTCACCGCGAGACCCGGGTCCGGACGCGGGGCGCGGCGTGGGCGAACTCCGGCGGTCGAGTAGGGCCGGCGCCCCTGCGCCGGCCCGTACCGAGACCACGACCACTCGACGTGCCCGAAACCCGGACTCGCGTGCACCCAGAGCCCGACTCGCGTGCACTCACACCGCGACTCGCGTGCATCGAGAGCGCGACTCGCGGGTCAGGCGCGCGCCACCAGGGCGGCGAGCTCGGCGCTCGTGCCGTCCGGGGATGCGACCGTGCCGCGCAGGGTCGGCTCGGGTGCCGACCCGTAGGACACGCTCGTCGCCAGCACCTCCCCCGCGACGAACGCCTCGTGGGCGCGCACCGCGTCGAGCACGGCGGCCGGGCCGTCGAGGGTGAGGCCGATCCGGTCGGCGACGTCGAGCCCCGCGTCGCGGCGGGCCTGCTGCACCACGCGCACGACGTCGCGCGCCGTGCCTTCGGCGGCGAGCTCCGGTGTGATCGCGGTGTCGAGCACGACCAGGCCGGTGGAGCCGGGAAGCGCCGTGGTCGACTCCGGGTCGGCCGCCACGAGCTTCTCGGTGAACTCACCCTCGAGCAGCTCGATGCCCGCCGCGGTCACGGTGCCGGCGTCGTTGCGAGCCCACTCCCCCGACTTCACGGCGCGGATCACCTTCTGGGTGTCGCCACCCAGCCGCGGCCCGCATGCGCGGGCGTTGACGGCCACCTCGAACCGCCCGTGGGCAGCGACGTCGGTGGTCAGGGCGACGTCCTTGACGTTCACCTCGTCGCGCAGGATGTCGGCGAACGGGGCGAGCGACTCGGCGTCGGCGGCGGCCACCGTGAGCCGGGCGAGCGGCAGCCGCACCCGCAGCCCGCGCGCCTTGCGCAGCGAGAGCGCGGCAGAGGCCACCTGCCGCACCCGCTCCATCGCGGTGACGAGGGCGTCGTCGTGGGGCAGCTCGTCTGCTGCCGGCCAGTCGACCAGGTGCACCGACCGCTCCCCCGTGAGCCCCTGCCAGATCTTCTCCGTGACGAGCGGCAGCAGCGGGGCGGCGACCCGGCAGGTCGTCTCCAGGACGGTGTGCAGGGTGTCGATCGCGTCGGCGTCGCCTGCCCAGAAGCGGTCCCGCGACCGCCGGACGTACCAGTTGGTCAGCGTCTCGGCGTGGTCCCGCACCCGCTCGCACGCGCCGGCGATGTCGTACACGTCGAGCGCCGCGGTGAGCTCGTCGACGAGCGCCGCGGTGCGGGCCAGGACGTACCGGTCCAGCACGTGCGGCGAGTCGGTGCGTCGCACGCCCCGCCGCCCTGCGTAGAGCGACAGGAAGTACCACGTGTTCCACAGCGGCAGGATCGCCTGGCGGACGCCCTCCCGGATGCCCTGCTCGGTGACGACGAGGTTGCCGCCGCGCAGGATCGGGCTGGCCATGAGGAACCAGCGCATGGCGTCGGCGCCGTCGCGCTCGAACACCTCGTTGACGTCCGGGTAGTTCTTGCGCGACTTGGACATCTTCTGCCCGTCGTCGCCCAGCACGATGCCGTGCGCAACGCAGGAGCGGAACGACGGCCGGTCGAACAGCGCCGTGGCCAGCACGTGCAGCGTGTAGAACCAGCCGCGGGTCTGCCCGTTGTACTCGACGATGAAGTCGCCAGGGTAGTGGTGCTCGAACCAGTCGGCGTTCTCGAACGGGTAGTGCACCTGGGCGAACGGCATCGAGCCGGACTCGAACCAGCAGTCGAGAACCTCCGGCACCCGGCGCATCGTCGATTTGCCGGTCGGGTCGTCGGGGTTGGGCCGGGTGAGGTCGTCGATGTAGGGCCGGTGCAGGTCTGTGGGCCGCACGCCGAAGTCGCGCTCCAGCTCGTCGAGCGAGCCGTAGACGTCGGTGCGCGGGTAGGCCGGGTCGTCGGACACCCACACCGGGATCGGCGAGCCCCAGTACCGGTTGCGGGAGATCGACCAGTCGATGGCGTTCTCCAGCCACTTGCCGAACTGGCCGTCCTTGATGTGCCCCGGCACCCATGTGATCTGCTCGTTCAGCTCGACCATGCGGTCCCGGAAAGCGGTGACCTGCACGAACCACGAGTCCACGGCGCGCTGGATGAGCGGGTTCCCGCAGCGCCAGCAGTGTGGGTACGGGTGGTCGTAGGTCTCGTGGCGCAGCAGCACCCCGAGCACGTGCGGGGCGCCGTGCTTGAGGTCGGCGACGATGTGCGGGTTGGCGTCGAACACCTGCATGCCGGCGTACGGCGGCACGCGCTCGTCGAACTCGCCCTTGCTGTCCACCGGAACGACGACCGGGATGCCCGCCGCGTCGGTGACGACCTTGTCCTCCTCACCGAACGCCGGCGCGATGTGGACGAGGCCGGTGCCGTCGTCGGTGGTGACGTAGTCGGCGGCCAGCACGCGATGGGCGTTCTCCCAGCCGGTGAAGAAGTCGAACGGCGGGGTGTAGGACAGGCCGAGCAGCTCCGAGCCGCGGAACGTCCGGATGACGTCCGGCTCCTCGCCGAGCTCGCGCGCGTAGGCGGCCAGCCGCGCGGCGGCGAGCACGTACCGCTCCCCGTTCACGGCCACCAGGGCGTACTCGACCTCGGGGTGCACGGCCATCGCCAGGTTCGACGGCAGCGTCCACGGCGTGGTGGTCCAGATCAGCGCGAGCGCACGGTCGAGGTCCGATCCGGGCGCGTGCAGCCGCAGCCCGACGGTGACGGCAGGGTCCTGCCGGTCGAGGTAGACGTCGTCCATCTTGGTCTCGGTGGCCGACAGCGGCGTGCCGTCGTGCCAGCAGTACCAGAGGACGCGGAAGCCCTGGTAGACCAG encodes:
- a CDS encoding DUF998 domain-containing protein, coding for MTSTGGSGRESAGVVWSGESIVTASVIVALLPIGFLHMSTIGSLDPLTTVISDYVFQPGGYALLGGAAISMAVACVALATGLRRAGLPDPRVPALLFVSAAVALVLVALFPTHTPGTPPGLVSTLHRTAGGWVFAVLPLAALLVAVRARSAPAWQPAAVPLSWAAAIAGVISIFFLLNHVPIVIAGSPVFPFLGGVQRVLYAAVMVVLVMAARATRLAAERVLDPVPVSPRLRGAA
- a CDS encoding cupin domain-containing protein, which gives rise to MTDGLVLPPGAGTKIQNMTLKVGAEQSTIWSAFEADVAPGFDVGAHLHAEAEEVFYVLDGELDLLAFHPVGRADGDWRSWESASGATTHRGGPGSFMFVPAGCPHAFSNPGPEPARMLFLVSPAGHEIYLRELGELLGRGGPPDPEAIAALRLRHDIQQLTALTTRPPAAPRH
- a CDS encoding potassium/proton antiporter; this translates as MASLEMVLGVAAAVVLLGVFAVRVSVRLGLPSLLLYLGMGILLGESVVGIQFSDAPLTESIGWAALVLILAEGGLTTRWKAVRPSLGVGVALSTIGVAVSIGVVGVALHLLLGLDWRAAFLWGAVLASTDAAAVFSVLRGVGVSPRLAGVLELESGSNDAPVVIAVVLLASDDPITWLTPALVAYELAAGGVLGVLFGLGGAWALRRAALPATGLYPLATLAVCVLAYSAGQFAHASGLLAVYVAALVLGNADLPHRGDVRSFAEGMGWLAQIGLFVLLGLYASPPRLVDAIVPALVAGVVLIVAARPLSVLAAAAPFRVPWRDQAFLSWAGLRGAVPIVFALVAFIEGAPSGQALVDVVFVLVVGLTLLQGTTLPLVARLLRVSREAEPRELSVDAAPLDQMSADLLQIQVPAGSRLRGVYLRELRLPRGAMVSLVVRNGQGFTPTDDTRLRERDQLLVVTTAKARKAAEDRIRAVDQRGRLARWHAGRESTDGRG
- a CDS encoding RluA family pseudouridine synthase: MRVDAGLSRLLGLSRTAVAALTEDGRVDVDGRAAGKSDRLTAGAWLEVRLPDPEPVTPITGPEEVVAGLTVLHADDEIIVVDKPVGVAAHASPGWTGPTVLGGLAALGYRVSTSGAAERQGIVHRLDVGTTGVMVVSAAEHAYTVLKRAFKERTVDKRYHAVAQGHPDPSSGTIDAPIDRHPRHDYKFAVVAGGKPSVTHYDTIEAFRAASLLDVRLETGRTHQIRVHLAALRHPCVGDITYGADPVLAKRLGLQRQWLHARSLGFEHPADGRWVEFTSPYPADLERALDLLRD
- a CDS encoding helix-turn-helix transcriptional regulator; translated protein: MSSDRAARQAELGAFLRSRRARLRPADVGLPADQHPGRRRTPGLRREEVAELSGVGVTWYTWLEQGRNVTASEQVIDALARALRLDPAQHRHLRTLGGLATDPAVGAVEVVRDRLQRLVDAAAPSIASVYDVHLDYVVWNDAYRQLRHDPATLPEDRRNLLWMMFTDAGSRARLGRWEPAARAVLGQFRAAAGRRPADPRFAAIVAGLAEESPEFRLWWTQHPVREFRPATITVDHPAIGPLELEMFQLRPVEHPELLMVVQVPANPHDRDRVAAFLGRARDGPAAGPTPIDSADGGLSPPQPGGRAGWCPPAPAP
- the lspA gene encoding signal peptidase II, which produces MSLIAVAVLALDVVTKVAAVAQLEGRAPVEILGGLVYLQLIRNPGAAFSLATGYTWVLTIVAIAVVVVIVRVARRLRSTGWAVALGLVLGGALGNLIDRLFRAPGPLHGHVVDVVSLFAPDGRVWPVFNLADSSIVSGGVLLVLLALLGRELDGTRTASKRPGREQAGKGEPTGE